One stretch of Saccharomonospora xinjiangensis XJ-54 DNA includes these proteins:
- a CDS encoding glycosyltransferase: protein MRRSDVNVSDDAAILFLSAGNAGLISPLYALAGELLRRGVRPVWFASSDERAEGIRELSGVTPINFYSLGPYRPEFDPANWSDAVYHQVNRTSRLRGFAAFMEQVMDSEYAEERYRRALAAIDHVRPGLIVVDLNSPWAIDAAQTRGVPYVVNVATPISYAFSERLPMSFPGPLSGLPRSMTGRQRVTNVAFKILRLGALLASRKALDNMRFYRRRHAQGLKNPGSLLSRYCDEAEVVLGNSVFGIEYPFSTAPADVRMVGTLVPETRERPERHRELFEWLDARPSTIYIGLGSMMRLSEQQSAALVAAISRLAQRHHVVWSLAAAQQRLLPRELPPNLRIETWVPQTEVVAHPHVRLFITHGGNGAHHGLYFGKPLLVLPHSWETRDLAVRLMDGGAALMVDDVYSLTAEEIVTKVHRLLTEKSFTERADHWRRRLVEAGGVRVAADLVLAHRPTSRADDTSTA, encoded by the coding sequence ATGAGGCGATCGGATGTGAACGTGTCGGACGATGCGGCGATACTCTTCCTCAGCGCGGGCAACGCAGGCCTGATCAGCCCGCTGTACGCGCTGGCGGGTGAACTGCTGCGGCGTGGCGTGCGCCCCGTGTGGTTCGCGTCCAGCGATGAACGCGCGGAGGGAATTCGCGAACTATCCGGTGTGACGCCGATCAACTTCTACTCGCTCGGCCCCTATCGGCCCGAGTTCGACCCGGCCAACTGGAGCGACGCGGTCTATCACCAGGTCAACCGCACGTCCCGGCTGCGTGGTTTCGCGGCGTTCATGGAGCAGGTCATGGACTCCGAGTACGCCGAGGAACGATACCGGCGTGCGCTGGCGGCGATCGACCACGTCCGCCCGGGGCTGATCGTCGTCGACCTGAACAGTCCGTGGGCGATCGACGCCGCGCAAACCCGGGGCGTCCCGTACGTGGTCAACGTCGCTACGCCGATCAGCTACGCCTTCTCCGAACGGCTGCCGATGAGCTTCCCCGGCCCCCTCTCGGGGCTGCCCCGCAGCATGACCGGCAGGCAGCGGGTGACCAACGTCGCCTTCAAGATCCTCCGGCTGGGTGCGTTGCTTGCCTCGCGGAAGGCGCTGGACAACATGAGGTTCTACCGGCGCAGGCATGCCCAGGGCCTGAAGAACCCGGGGTCGCTGCTCTCTCGCTATTGTGACGAGGCGGAGGTCGTGCTGGGTAACTCCGTCTTCGGCATCGAGTACCCCTTCTCGACGGCTCCGGCCGACGTCCGGATGGTCGGGACCCTGGTGCCGGAGACCCGGGAACGGCCGGAGCGGCATCGTGAGCTTTTCGAATGGCTCGACGCCCGCCCCTCGACCATCTACATCGGTCTCGGGTCGATGATGCGCCTCTCCGAGCAGCAGAGCGCCGCGCTCGTGGCGGCGATCTCTCGACTCGCGCAGCGGCATCACGTCGTCTGGAGTCTGGCCGCCGCGCAACAGCGCCTGCTGCCTCGCGAGCTGCCCCCGAACCTGCGCATCGAGACATGGGTGCCGCAGACCGAGGTCGTGGCCCATCCACACGTGCGGCTGTTCATTACCCACGGAGGCAACGGCGCACATCACGGGCTGTACTTCGGCAAGCCGCTGCTGGTGCTGCCGCATTCCTGGGAGACCAGAGACCTGGCCGTCCGGCTCATGGACGGTGGTGCGGCTCTGATGGTCGACGACGTCTACTCGCTGACCGCCGAGGAGATCGTCACCAAGGTCCACCGGCTGTTGACCGAGAAGTCTTTTACCGAACGGGCGGACCACTGGCGCCGTCGCCTCGTCGAGGCGGGCGGCGTCCGTGTGGCGGCGGACCTCGTCCTGGCCCATCGGCCGACGAGTCGAGCGGACGACACATCGACGGCGTGA
- a CDS encoding NDP-hexose 2,3-dehydratase family protein, producing the protein MTAQQQLIFQDSSVLQDFMLSALLDDSPLTPTADFAAWFASRADAHPFQVSRVPFAELTGWRFDPTTGNLGHESGRFFTIGGLDVRTDRTWISHWRQPIIVQPEIGVLGILAKKFDGILHFLMQAKMEPGNVNTVQLSPTVQATRSNYMGVHKGAEIRYLEHFAPGRHSRVLVDALQSEQGAWFLHKRNRNMVVETDEDVMVEKDFCWLTLGQIRGLLRIEHLVNMDARTVLSCIPVAVSAGSHSAQGKSAASGEFPLSVLRSAQGEGGARHSISEVLSWLTELRARRELIAERIPLTEVRHGGWQRSATAISHESGRYFEVVAVDVQAGSREIASWRQPLVAPRETGLLALIARTVDGTLHILVQARADAGSLNGAEIAPTVHCQPANYRDVPPEHRPHFLDYVEEAEPHTIRYDVMQSEEGGRFLHAVNRYLVIEAGEDFPLDVPEEYCWVTVYQLTSLLAHSNYLNVELRSLLACTQSIW; encoded by the coding sequence ATGACAGCGCAGCAACAACTCATCTTCCAAGATTCGAGCGTACTGCAAGATTTCATGCTGTCCGCACTGCTCGACGATAGCCCGCTCACGCCGACGGCTGATTTCGCGGCGTGGTTCGCCTCACGCGCCGACGCTCACCCCTTCCAGGTATCTCGCGTGCCGTTCGCCGAACTGACCGGCTGGAGATTCGATCCGACCACCGGTAATCTCGGCCACGAGTCCGGCCGTTTCTTCACCATCGGCGGGCTCGACGTCCGTACGGATCGAACCTGGATCTCACACTGGCGGCAGCCGATCATCGTGCAGCCCGAGATCGGCGTGCTCGGTATCCTCGCGAAGAAATTCGACGGCATCCTGCATTTTCTGATGCAGGCGAAGATGGAGCCGGGCAATGTGAACACGGTGCAGCTCTCGCCGACCGTTCAGGCCACCCGCAGCAACTACATGGGCGTACACAAGGGCGCCGAGATCCGCTACCTGGAGCACTTCGCCCCTGGCAGGCACAGTCGCGTGCTGGTCGACGCACTGCAGTCCGAACAGGGCGCATGGTTCCTGCACAAAAGGAACCGCAACATGGTGGTCGAGACCGACGAAGACGTCATGGTCGAGAAGGACTTCTGCTGGCTGACGCTGGGGCAGATCCGTGGTCTGCTGCGAATCGAGCACCTGGTGAACATGGACGCCAGGACTGTGCTCTCCTGCATCCCGGTGGCTGTTTCGGCAGGCAGCCACTCGGCCCAGGGGAAATCAGCAGCCTCCGGCGAGTTCCCACTGTCGGTCCTGCGATCCGCCCAGGGTGAAGGCGGGGCACGGCACTCGATCAGTGAGGTGCTGAGCTGGCTGACGGAGCTCCGAGCCCGCCGAGAGTTGATCGCCGAGCGCATCCCGTTGACGGAGGTGCGGCACGGCGGTTGGCAACGGTCGGCGACAGCGATCAGCCACGAGTCCGGCCGGTACTTCGAGGTCGTCGCGGTCGACGTCCAGGCAGGCAGCCGGGAGATCGCTTCGTGGCGACAGCCGCTGGTCGCCCCGCGGGAGACCGGCCTGCTGGCCCTGATCGCCAGGACCGTCGATGGGACCCTGCACATACTGGTCCAGGCCAGGGCCGATGCGGGTTCGCTCAACGGTGCGGAGATCGCGCCCACTGTGCATTGTCAACCCGCCAACTATCGGGACGTCCCGCCGGAGCACCGCCCGCACTTCCTGGACTACGTCGAGGAGGCCGAGCCCCATACGATCCGCTACGACGTGATGCAGTCGGAGGAGGGCGGCCGGTTCCTGCACGCGGTCAATCGCTATCTGGTGATTGAGGCGGGCGAGGACTTCCCGTTGGACGTGCCGGAGGAATACTGCTGGGTCACGGTGTATCAGCTGACGAGTCTGCTGGCCCACAGCAACTACCTCAACGTCGAGTTGCGCAGCCTGCTGGCGTGCACCCAGAGCATCTGGTGA
- a CDS encoding dTDP-4-dehydrorhamnose 3,5-epimerase family protein produces MIMKISPTQIPGAFQITPEKLYDNRGYFYEAVRTEILSEAVGAPFSVAQVNFSVSAKNTLRGIHGTTLPPGQAKLVSCVRGAVLDIAVDLRVGSPTFGHHAVTYQDADSGVAVYLAEGLGHGFLALTDDTCMNYLCSEVYVPGTMIDVDALDPALALPWNLTEPPIRSAKDAAAPTLAEAEARGLLPRYEDCIALYSPVSEPR; encoded by the coding sequence ATGATCATGAAGATTTCTCCAACGCAGATTCCCGGCGCTTTTCAGATCACCCCGGAGAAGCTTTATGACAACCGAGGGTACTTCTACGAGGCCGTGCGCACGGAGATCCTGAGCGAGGCCGTCGGAGCGCCGTTCTCGGTGGCACAGGTGAATTTCTCGGTCTCGGCGAAGAACACGCTTCGCGGCATTCACGGAACCACCCTTCCGCCCGGTCAGGCAAAACTCGTCAGTTGTGTGCGTGGCGCGGTGTTGGACATCGCCGTCGATCTGCGGGTCGGATCGCCGACGTTCGGCCATCATGCCGTCACTTATCAGGATGCGGATTCTGGAGTGGCCGTCTATCTGGCGGAAGGACTCGGCCACGGATTTCTGGCACTGACCGACGACACCTGCATGAACTATCTGTGTTCCGAGGTGTACGTACCCGGAACCATGATCGATGTGGATGCACTGGACCCCGCACTGGCGCTGCCCTGGAATCTCACCGAACCGCCGATCAGATCGGCCAAGGACGCCGCCGCCCCCACCCTCGCGGAGGCCGAGGCACGCGGTCTGCTGCCCCGTTACGAGGACTGTATCGCACTGTATTCACCGGTTTCCGAGCCACGATGA
- a CDS encoding ArsR/SmtB family transcription factor, with protein MLKIHFTESDISNITIIDSAAIEWEILGSLYRIRRPEGEHFYGPWRNSTRTVLSDAGRMLMSAVPTYGYCPDFLTPENSAATPDELIDQLLDTDTDQVASDVHELSTNVTLAPWLRQLGDGDQRSMRKLGDAFSAYFNRHIEPEWRTVNRVISSEISRLHRIRDEGNIHFLLSSLHPELQWRNPVLNVRFPVDQEVELNGRGLTLIPSYFIYGMPTAYRDAARRPVLVYSVRHRSELVNHTEPGAALSALLGASRARVLLTLMTGRYNTSELAGKAGISLSSASEHITVLRETGLASSSRIGRSRYHEITPLGTNLIRAS; from the coding sequence ATGCTGAAGATACATTTCACCGAGAGCGATATCTCTAATATCACCATTATCGACTCCGCTGCGATCGAATGGGAGATCCTTGGCAGCCTTTACCGAATAAGACGTCCTGAGGGAGAGCATTTCTACGGCCCGTGGAGGAACTCAACGCGCACAGTGCTATCAGATGCAGGTCGAATGCTCATGTCGGCAGTACCCACCTATGGTTACTGCCCGGACTTCTTGACACCCGAGAATTCGGCGGCGACACCCGATGAATTGATCGACCAGCTACTCGACACCGACACGGACCAGGTTGCCAGCGACGTTCACGAATTGTCCACGAACGTCACACTTGCCCCCTGGCTGCGCCAACTCGGCGACGGCGATCAGCGCTCGATGCGCAAGCTTGGAGATGCCTTTTCTGCGTACTTCAACCGCCATATCGAGCCCGAGTGGCGCACCGTCAATCGCGTCATCAGCTCAGAGATTTCCCGACTCCATCGGATCCGCGACGAAGGAAACATTCATTTTCTCCTCTCTTCCCTGCATCCCGAATTACAGTGGCGGAATCCTGTTCTCAATGTGCGATTCCCCGTGGACCAAGAGGTCGAATTGAACGGGCGGGGGCTGACGCTGATCCCCTCGTACTTCATCTATGGAATGCCCACCGCGTACAGGGACGCGGCTCGGCGACCGGTACTGGTGTATTCAGTGCGACACAGGTCGGAACTGGTGAATCACACCGAGCCGGGTGCAGCCTTATCGGCCCTGCTGGGCGCCAGCAGGGCGCGTGTACTGCTGACGTTGATGACGGGAAGGTACAACACCAGCGAACTCGCAGGGAAGGCCGGCATCTCCCTCTCTTCGGCGAGCGAGCACATCACCGTGCTCAGGGAAACCGGCCTCGCGTCGAGTAGCCGAATCGGCCGCTCTCGCTACCACGAGATCACTCCTCTCGGAACGAATCTCATCAGAGCGAGCTGA
- a CDS encoding helix-turn-helix transcriptional regulator, with protein sequence MRPLIERHDALETLNRLFTEATKGKGQVALVTGGPASGKTALMDAFTDQLADSGALLLTATGSRAEMRLQMGVIDQLFQSAEPSAGMRGLVTVSTSDTDDDAATPVDVGVSHEVCDTLLEMSRHQPVVIAVDDIQFADQSSLQTLLYVRRRIRSTRLLMLLNEWARPLPTQPLFRAEITRQPHERISLHTLSRHGVAEVAVAVLGKQLSEQEVDHLHTVSGGNPLLLHALIEDHIAEPDRADSTPRVGAAFEHEVLACLHRWDSNLLSLAHGVALLGRDSSPELICQLLDIRAQAAAQGLETLTIAGLLHRQRFRHPVAQRVVLDSIPPDRQSVLHLSAAELLYRQQGNAISVAEHLLATQEALPPWAVEVLRDAAEQVLLRDDLRTAMTFLEQALRSCADTRDRTLIESALARVKWQLTPSSSMPHFAQLQPALREGTIVDSAAVALVRSRLWQGKHSAVREILGTDSGTDVFADIQARAELRLTYAWVYGPEPRKEVRPDSLDDVFGKRDEDEADATLVSGNPWAQAIRALTLVWAEEAPDEAVELAEYVLRNCVFGDTTLEIVLIAVSALIYADRLDRAEHWASLLLKEAIDRHAITWQALIGCISAQIWLRKGNLENALAEASRALGMLNTQGWGVLIGLPLSILLTADAAAGRQGTATERAFRSVPEEVFQTLFGLQYLHGRGHAHLAAGQIFAARSDFEACGELMKQWNMDYPTFIPWRSDLAATHLLMDNTATARDLAAQQLNHPAGVGVRTKGITLRILAATCEPRQRLALLREAVDCLQRCGDRLELARALAELSKAHHQLGEFGRASTIAGRAAEEAKTCHADELVRHLATQPTAELDHQVSVQGLALLSEAERRVAALAAMGHTNREIGRRLRITISTVEQHLTRIYRKLRVDSRAGLPIELYQDKAPADTVRQ encoded by the coding sequence ATGAGACCGCTGATCGAACGACACGATGCACTGGAGACGCTGAACAGGCTTTTCACCGAGGCCACGAAAGGTAAGGGCCAGGTCGCGCTGGTCACCGGCGGTCCCGCGAGCGGGAAGACGGCCTTGATGGACGCCTTCACCGATCAGCTTGCCGACTCCGGGGCGCTACTTCTGACCGCCACCGGTTCACGCGCCGAGATGCGTCTGCAGATGGGGGTGATCGACCAACTCTTCCAGAGTGCCGAGCCGAGCGCAGGGATGCGCGGCCTGGTCACCGTCTCCACGTCGGACACCGACGACGACGCGGCCACACCGGTCGATGTGGGAGTGTCGCACGAGGTCTGCGACACGCTGCTGGAGATGTCCCGGCACCAGCCGGTAGTGATCGCCGTGGACGACATCCAGTTCGCCGACCAGTCGTCGTTGCAGACGCTGCTGTACGTCCGACGGCGAATCCGGTCGACTCGGCTGCTGATGCTGCTGAACGAGTGGGCTCGGCCACTGCCCACGCAGCCGCTGTTCCGTGCCGAGATCACCCGTCAGCCGCATGAGCGGATCTCGCTGCACACTCTGTCTCGGCACGGGGTCGCCGAGGTTGCCGTCGCCGTCCTCGGCAAGCAGCTGTCCGAACAAGAGGTGGACCATCTCCACACGGTCAGCGGCGGCAATCCGCTCCTGCTGCACGCTCTCATCGAGGACCACATCGCCGAACCGGATCGTGCGGACTCGACTCCTCGGGTGGGCGCCGCCTTCGAGCACGAAGTCCTCGCGTGTCTGCACCGCTGGGACTCGAATCTCTTGTCCCTCGCCCACGGCGTCGCGCTGCTGGGGCGGGACTCCTCGCCGGAGTTGATCTGCCAGCTTCTCGACATCAGGGCTCAGGCGGCTGCCCAAGGCCTGGAGACCCTGACGATCGCCGGGTTGCTCCACCGGCAGCGATTCCGTCACCCGGTGGCGCAGCGCGTCGTCCTCGACAGTATTCCCCCGGATCGGCAGTCCGTGCTGCACCTGAGCGCGGCCGAGTTGCTGTACCGCCAGCAGGGCAACGCGATCTCCGTCGCCGAACACCTGCTAGCCACTCAGGAAGCACTCCCCCCATGGGCAGTGGAGGTCCTCCGCGACGCCGCGGAACAGGTCCTGCTCCGCGACGACCTGCGTACGGCCATGACGTTCCTGGAACAGGCGCTGCGGTCGTGCGCCGACACCCGAGACCGGACTCTCATCGAGAGCGCCCTGGCACGGGTGAAGTGGCAGCTCACGCCGTCATCATCGATGCCGCACTTCGCCCAACTGCAACCGGCCCTGCGTGAAGGCACGATCGTCGACAGCGCGGCGGTCGCGCTGGTCAGGTCCCGACTGTGGCAGGGCAAACACAGTGCGGTCCGGGAGATCCTCGGCACCGACAGCGGCACCGACGTCTTCGCCGACATCCAGGCCAGGGCGGAACTACGCCTGACCTACGCGTGGGTCTACGGCCCGGAACCACGCAAGGAGGTCCGGCCGGACTCGCTCGACGACGTCTTCGGCAAGCGGGACGAGGACGAGGCCGACGCGACCCTGGTCTCCGGAAACCCCTGGGCCCAGGCCATCCGCGCGCTCACGCTCGTCTGGGCTGAGGAGGCTCCCGACGAGGCGGTCGAGCTCGCCGAGTACGTCCTGCGCAACTGCGTCTTCGGGGACACGACGCTGGAGATCGTACTCATCGCCGTGTCCGCGCTGATCTACGCCGACCGCCTGGACCGGGCGGAGCATTGGGCTTCACTGCTTCTCAAGGAGGCGATCGATCGCCATGCCATCACCTGGCAGGCACTGATCGGCTGCATCAGCGCACAGATCTGGCTCCGCAAGGGCAACCTGGAGAATGCCCTGGCCGAGGCATCCCGTGCGCTGGGCATGCTCAACACCCAGGGTTGGGGTGTCCTCATCGGTCTGCCGCTGTCCATTCTCCTGACTGCCGACGCCGCAGCGGGCAGGCAGGGCACCGCGACGGAACGTGCCTTCCGATCGGTCCCCGAGGAGGTCTTCCAGACCCTCTTCGGACTCCAGTACCTGCACGGCAGAGGGCACGCGCACCTGGCCGCGGGACAGATCTTCGCCGCGCGCAGCGACTTCGAGGCATGCGGCGAACTCATGAAGCAGTGGAACATGGACTACCCGACGTTCATCCCGTGGCGCAGCGACCTGGCGGCGACGCATCTCTTGATGGACAACACCGCCACGGCGCGTGATCTCGCCGCTCAGCAACTCAACCATCCGGCGGGCGTCGGAGTACGCACCAAGGGCATCACGCTGCGAATCCTCGCTGCGACCTGTGAGCCTCGTCAGCGCCTGGCGTTGTTGCGGGAGGCAGTGGACTGCCTGCAACGCTGCGGCGACCGCCTGGAGCTGGCACGAGCGCTGGCCGAACTGAGCAAGGCACATCATCAGCTTGGCGAGTTCGGACGAGCCAGCACGATCGCCGGCCGTGCCGCCGAGGAGGCCAAGACCTGCCACGCCGACGAGCTCGTCCGGCATCTCGCCACGCAGCCGACGGCGGAACTCGACCATCAGGTCAGCGTCCAGGGTCTCGCGTTGCTCAGCGAGGCGGAGCGGCGAGTGGCCGCGCTCGCCGCCATGGGGCACACCAATCGTGAGATCGGGCGACGACTGCGCATCACGATCAGCACGGTGGAACAGCATCTCACCCGCATCTACCGCAAGCTCCGCGTCGACAGCCGCGCGGGCCTGCCGATCGAGCTGTACCAGGACAAAGCCCCGGCCGACACGGTGCGACAGTGA
- a CDS encoding DEAD/DEAH box helicase, producing MFSPQKVEEVNREQLVFAVRPGQPLPWEPGHELASRSLKPGKAWRHVVYLGIYRLDEAFEILSRVFGPDPESYDERPAGESAIAAFIVGEDGRALLGSEVLSSCAWAAGQVLREKPAADWVAKFENASSNFGAAWREVVAGDLFARHDEGLPPQPRVLGSDDLAECLATAVAVTGAGHELSCAEIRISSQIVDRQTAKDAGGHDFLNSLIMSDLGLVAEQVAQGNAGPALREYLRPDTDIRISERIDVRERFADVLATTAPDNVAAGRWPNQPEHALTLNQQVAVSTALTMAGPGIMGVNGPPGTGKTTMLRDLIAGIVVERAQRLARISQPKRAFTHQKLRWKTGQFNRVVSVWQPELTGFEIVVASSNNGAVQNVTDEIPAANAIGRCWKEEAAALDYFSDIASALLAPQPERQRSPSPVVAAAGWAAVAARLGNKSNRNRFVKTFWYHTPDRRDDADSWFGMLSTLKRYEQSSPARSWKEAVEDFRTADARVETLRAARSAVYERVQRRAQLIQELKILSSAVSNAAEHIKVAYQRRDLALSVERERQDEANRIARARQAEDEEATRRRRDDAERLASARTAELERLRKGRWAGAQRAVRSAEAEVSRRRQLRATHQETRPGLWKRLGMFSPSVKRWARHDSWLEGEIHAAQHELTTAMAELDSAQRELDAVERDVDATRRELHEATQILNAGVPVPHIVHKPLLAAQRDRDQAELDLIAAVRHHAEAEAALHTEQQRLADLDEELARATVVLGKHCPDTDWWQDRQRRETAALWTDPEWNTARSELFLAALTLHKSFLHHAATEMRRNLHAAMDIISGSAPHDIPEEAALAAWQSFFFVVPVVSTTFASYARLFAHLGREALGWLLIDEAGQATPQNAVGALWRTKRVVAVGDPLQLEPVTTLPFRAEQAIRKECGADEQWSPSRTSVQRIADRLTVLGTWLPSDDGETWVGVPLTVHRRCDQPMFDIVNSIAYDGLMIHSTGHTAGEKFTATYPTLPESKWIDVVSENARNHWVPDEGRQLDRILRVLHDLDFDMSEVMVIAPFRDVARQLSGRTKRYPGLVAGTIHTAQGKQADIVVVVLGSDPARPGARRWAASKPNLLNVAVSRAKRRLYVIGDRNAWSSQRHFETLAARLPHTTPIDR from the coding sequence ATGTTTAGCCCGCAAAAGGTTGAGGAGGTCAACCGCGAGCAGCTCGTCTTCGCAGTCCGGCCTGGCCAGCCACTGCCATGGGAACCCGGCCACGAACTCGCCAGCCGGTCGCTCAAGCCGGGAAAAGCCTGGCGGCACGTTGTCTACCTGGGTATCTATCGCCTCGACGAAGCCTTCGAGATCCTCTCGCGCGTCTTCGGCCCCGATCCGGAGAGCTACGACGAACGCCCGGCCGGGGAGAGTGCCATCGCCGCGTTCATCGTCGGCGAGGACGGGCGAGCGTTGCTCGGCTCGGAGGTGCTGTCCAGCTGCGCTTGGGCAGCAGGTCAGGTCCTGCGCGAGAAGCCCGCTGCCGACTGGGTGGCGAAGTTCGAGAACGCCTCCTCGAACTTCGGCGCGGCGTGGCGGGAGGTTGTCGCGGGCGATCTGTTCGCTCGGCACGACGAGGGACTCCCGCCGCAGCCACGCGTGTTGGGCAGTGATGACCTCGCTGAGTGCCTGGCGACTGCCGTGGCGGTAACAGGAGCAGGACACGAGCTGTCCTGCGCGGAGATTCGAATCAGTAGCCAGATCGTCGATCGCCAGACCGCCAAGGACGCTGGAGGCCACGACTTCCTGAACAGCTTGATCATGAGTGATCTTGGGCTGGTCGCCGAGCAGGTGGCGCAGGGGAACGCCGGTCCCGCCTTGCGCGAGTACCTGCGCCCCGACACCGATATCCGGATCTCCGAGCGCATCGACGTGCGAGAACGGTTCGCCGACGTCCTCGCTACGACCGCACCGGACAACGTCGCCGCGGGCCGCTGGCCCAATCAGCCGGAACACGCACTCACGCTGAACCAGCAAGTGGCGGTCAGCACCGCTCTAACCATGGCGGGCCCAGGCATCATGGGCGTGAACGGTCCACCGGGAACCGGCAAGACCACGATGCTGAGGGACTTGATCGCGGGAATCGTGGTCGAACGAGCGCAACGGCTGGCTCGTATTTCTCAGCCGAAACGAGCGTTCACCCATCAGAAGCTGCGTTGGAAAACCGGACAATTCAACCGCGTGGTCAGTGTGTGGCAGCCGGAGCTGACCGGTTTCGAGATCGTGGTCGCGTCTTCGAACAACGGAGCTGTCCAGAACGTCACGGACGAGATCCCCGCAGCCAACGCGATTGGCCGGTGTTGGAAGGAGGAGGCCGCCGCTCTCGACTACTTCTCCGACATCGCCTCGGCATTGCTCGCGCCGCAACCGGAACGGCAGCGATCCCCCAGTCCTGTCGTGGCCGCGGCAGGCTGGGCAGCAGTGGCGGCTCGTCTTGGTAACAAGAGCAACCGCAACCGGTTCGTCAAAACCTTCTGGTACCACACCCCTGACCGGCGGGATGACGCCGACTCCTGGTTCGGAATGCTGTCCACACTGAAGCGCTACGAACAATCCTCCCCCGCGAGGTCCTGGAAAGAAGCGGTGGAGGACTTCCGAACCGCCGACGCTCGTGTCGAAACCCTCCGCGCCGCACGCTCAGCGGTGTATGAGCGCGTGCAGCGGCGAGCGCAGCTCATACAAGAGCTGAAAATCTTGAGCAGTGCGGTGTCCAATGCCGCGGAGCACATCAAGGTCGCATACCAACGACGAGACCTGGCTCTCAGCGTGGAACGCGAGCGACAGGACGAAGCCAACCGCATCGCCAGAGCACGCCAAGCCGAGGATGAGGAAGCCACCCGGCGGCGTCGCGACGACGCCGAACGGCTCGCCAGCGCGCGCACGGCCGAACTCGAGCGGCTCAGAAAAGGTCGCTGGGCCGGCGCTCAGCGTGCTGTGCGGTCCGCAGAGGCCGAAGTGAGCCGACGTCGGCAGCTTCGGGCCACCCACCAAGAAACCCGGCCCGGCTTGTGGAAGCGACTGGGAATGTTCTCTCCCTCGGTCAAACGCTGGGCGCGGCACGACAGCTGGCTGGAAGGGGAAATACACGCCGCCCAGCACGAATTGACTACGGCCATGGCTGAACTGGATTCCGCTCAGCGTGAACTGGACGCCGTCGAGCGCGACGTGGACGCGACCCGGCGCGAGCTGCACGAGGCAACACAGATCCTCAACGCCGGTGTTCCCGTTCCGCACATTGTCCACAAGCCACTGTTGGCGGCACAGCGAGACCGTGATCAAGCGGAGCTGGATCTCATCGCAGCGGTTCGCCACCACGCCGAGGCCGAAGCGGCCCTACATACCGAGCAGCAGCGACTCGCCGACCTCGACGAGGAACTCGCTCGGGCGACGGTCGTTCTGGGGAAACACTGTCCGGACACTGACTGGTGGCAGGACCGGCAACGCCGCGAAACCGCAGCGTTGTGGACAGACCCGGAATGGAACACCGCCCGCAGTGAACTCTTCTTAGCCGCGTTGACGCTGCACAAGTCGTTTCTCCACCATGCCGCCACTGAGATGCGACGCAATCTGCACGCAGCCATGGACATCATCAGTGGCAGCGCACCTCACGACATCCCCGAAGAAGCCGCCCTCGCCGCATGGCAGAGCTTCTTCTTCGTCGTTCCCGTTGTCTCCACGACATTCGCGTCGTACGCCAGGCTGTTCGCCCATCTGGGCAGGGAAGCCCTTGGCTGGCTCCTTATCGACGAGGCAGGTCAGGCGACGCCACAGAATGCCGTGGGCGCCCTGTGGCGCACCAAACGCGTTGTCGCGGTCGGTGACCCACTACAGTTGGAACCGGTCACCACATTGCCGTTCCGTGCCGAACAGGCTATCCGCAAGGAATGTGGAGCCGACGAACAGTGGTCACCAAGCCGCACCTCCGTGCAGCGGATCGCGGACCGCCTTACGGTCCTGGGCACGTGGCTTCCCTCCGACGACGGGGAAACCTGGGTCGGTGTTCCACTGACGGTCCACCGGCGGTGCGATCAACCAATGTTTGACATCGTCAACTCCATCGCCTACGACGGCCTCATGATTCACAGCACCGGCCATACAGCTGGGGAGAAATTCACGGCAACCTACCCCACTCTGCCCGAATCCAAGTGGATCGATGTCGTCAGCGAGAACGCTCGCAACCACTGGGTTCCTGACGAGGGCCGGCAGCTGGACAGGATTCTCCGCGTACTCCACGATCTCGATTTCGATATGTCCGAGGTGATGGTCATTGCCCCGTTCCGTGACGTCGCGCGTCAGCTCAGCGGACGTACCAAGAGGTATCCAGGGCTGGTGGCCGGGACGATTCACACCGCTCAAGGCAAGCAGGCCGATATCGTCGTTGTCGTTCTCGGCAGCGATCCGGCTCGTCCGGGCGCCCGACGGTGGGCCGCGAGCAAGCCGAACCTGCTCAACGTCGCGGTCAGCCGTGCGAAACGCCGCCTGTACGTCATCGGGGACAGGAATGCGTGGTCCAGCCAGCGACATTTCGAGACTCTGGCCGCCCGCCTTCCCCACACGACACCGATCGATCGTTAG